The following proteins are encoded in a genomic region of Ictalurus punctatus breed USDA103 chromosome 15, Coco_2.0, whole genome shotgun sequence:
- the rapgef3 gene encoding rap guanine nucleotide exchange factor 3 codes for MSNLSTKMHLFRSYNYQVFPDRCSEETEAVRGISWTPLPEALDTQDAMKQFLSGRILKAARVVYSTLMERNPGLIRDRKHHLKTYRQCCSGKELVDWLMKLNDCSQSRSQAVGMWQVLVDEGIIVNVKQELNFHDRDTQFYRFMETEFDLNNTPAENDSKEDELQEGLSFLMQMGPDALLNMKLRKCPSQRSAEDVEVIYEELLHVKAVAHLSTSVRKELAAVLVFESYAKAGTVLFSQGDKGTSWYIIWKGSVNVITHGKGLVTTLHEGDDFGQLALVNDAPRAATIILREDNCHFLRVDKQDFIRILKDMEANTVRLEEHGKVVLVLEKSSGQETPCQGGSSNKYTVMSGTPEKILEHLLETIKLDTNGCDPIDPCVSDFLLTHQVFMPSAQLCLTLQHHYHTESSEGSELEKAAYALNTKQKIVKLVIQWVALCGSQLKEDPLASHFLQKLKEEVTDNTRLSSMLKEQLKDRRKTRVSESGCQTLMKSNQKFDWFATSEDPFRKCHPIRAQDKVLYEIFKPDHNALTLMLPVNCSVQDIIDVLVDPGEDYVVVKMNSSGERVQLKLDATAVFTSLGLNERLFLCTASQVEQLTPLKEQLGPEQSTIDFLEQMCSKDIASHLTNYDWELFMSMHETELIYYIFGRQKFPGTTTANLERFLRHFNEVQYWVVTELCLCEDLMKRSMLLKKFIKIAIVLKEQKNLNSFFAVMFGLSNSAVQRLYKTWERLPSKTKRIYCAYERLLDPSHNHRAYRLAVAKLNPPYIPFMPLLLKDMTFIHEGNRNYTDNLVNFEKMRMIAKTVKIVQDCRSQPYVPSSPQKGFTERMFFESPAVRVSTYSEQSLTFCSVTSPRHYIQNLNVIDNQKKLTQLSRAIEH; via the exons TTTTTGTCTGGTCGGATTTTAAAGGCAGCTCGGGTGGTGTATAGTACACTGATGGAAAGAAATCCAGGCCTAATCAGAGACAGGAAACATCACCTTAAGACCTACAG ACAGTGTTGCAGTGGGAAGGAGCTTGTTGACTGGCTGATGAAGCTGAATGACTGTTCCCAGTCCCGGAGTCAGGCAGTTGGCATGTGGCAGGTGTTAGTGGATGAGGGCATTATTGTAAATG TGAAGCAAGAGTTGAACTTCCATGACAGAGACACACAGTTTTACCGATTTATGGAGACAGAGTTTGATCTGAATAACACACCCGCTGAAAATGACTCAAAAGAAGATGAGCTACAAGAAGGTCTATCGTTCTTGATGCAGATGGGCCCTGATGCTCTTCTGAATATGAAACTCCGCAAATG TCCAAGCCAAAGGTCAGCTGAGGATGTGGAAGTCATCTATGAAGAGCTGCTGCATGTCAAAGCTGTCGCCCATCTGTCTACTTCT GTGCGCAAAGAGCTGGCCGCAGTGCTTGTGTTTGAGTCCTATGCCAAGGCAGGCACAGTGT TGTTCAGCCAGGGAGACAAAGGCACATCCTGGTACATCATCTGGAAGGGATCTGTTAATGTTATTACACATGGCAAG gGCTTGGTGACCACCCTGCATGAAGGAGATGACTTTGGCCAGCTTGCCTTGGTGAATGATGCTCCACGTGCTGCCACCATCATACTGAGGGAAGACAACTGTCACTTTCTCAGAGTAGACAAGCAAGATTTTATTCGAATCCTCAAG GACATGGAGGCAAATACCGTGCGTTTGGAGGAACATGGGAAAGTTGTCCTTGTCCTTGAGAAAAGCTCAGGCCAAGAGACACCCTGTCAGGGAGGAAGCAGCAACAA ATATACAGTGATGTCAGGAACACCAGAGAAGATTCTTGAACATCTCCTGGAGACAATTAAACTGGATACCAATGGCTGTGATCCCATAG ATCCATGCGTTAGTGACTTTCTCCTCACACACCAAGTATTCATGCCCTCTGCACAGCTCTGCCTTACCCTTCAGCATCA CTATCACACTGAGTCATCTGAAGGCTCTGAGCTGGAAAAAGCGGCTTATGCTCTCAACACCAAACAAAAAATTGTCAAACTGGTGATCCAGTGGGTGGCACTTTGTGGCTCACAGCTGAAGGAAGATCCTTTGGCCTCCCACTTCCTGCAG AAACTGAAAGAAGAGGTGACCGATAACACAAGACTCTCAAGCATGCTCAAAGAACAGCTGAAGGATAGGAGAAAAACCCGAGT GTCAGAGAGCGGATGCCAAACACTTATGAAG tcGAATCAAAAATTTGATTGGTTTGCCACTTCTGAGGATCCTTTTAGGAAATGCCATCCAATCAGAGCTCAAGATAAAG TATTGTATGAGATTTTCAAACCCGATCACAATGCTCTGACCCTGATGCTGCCTGTGAACTGCTCAGTGCAGGACATTATAGATGTTTTGGTGGACCCAGGTGAAGACTATGTGGTGGTCAAAATGAACTCTTCAGGAG AGAGAGTTCAGCTCAAGCTGGATGCTACAGCCGTTTTCACATCTCTGGGGTTGAACGAGAGGCTCTTCTTGTGCACTGCCTCTCAGgtggagcagctg ACCCCTCTGAAAGAGCAGCTTGGCCCAGAGCAGAGCACTATTGACTTCCTGGAACAGATGTGCTCTAAGGACATTGCTAGCCACCTCACCAACTACGACTGGGAACTCTTCATGTCCATGCATGAG ACAGAGCTTATCTACTACATTTTTGGACGGCAAAAATTCCCAGGCACCACCACAGCTAATCTGGAGCGATTTCTGCGACATTTCAACGAAGTGCAGTACTGGGTAGTGACTGAACTCTGCTTGTGTGAGGACCTCATGAAAAGATCCATGCTGCTCAAGAAGTTCATTAAAATAGCAATTGT GTTGAAGGAGCAGAAAAACCTGAACTCATtctttgcagtgatgtttggcCTGAGTAACAGTGCAGTGCAGAGGCTCTATAAAACATgggaa aGATTGCCAAGCAAAACCAAAAGGATCTACTGTGCTTATGAGAGGTTATTG GATCCATCCCACAATCACCGAGCATACAGATTAGCTGTGGCCAAACTCAACCCACCATACATTCCGTTCATGCCTCTGCTACTGAAAG ACATGACATTTATTCATGAGGGCAACAGAAATTACACTGATAATCTGGTTAACTTTGAGAAAATG CGGATGATTGCCAAGACAGTGAAGATAGTTCAGGATTGTAGAAGCCAACCTTATG TGCCTTCATCCCCCCAGAAGGGCTTCACAGAAAGAATGTTCTTCGAGTCTCCTGCTGTACGAGTATCTACAT ATTCCGAGCAGTCGCTGACTTTCTGTAGTGTCACCAGCCCAAGACACTACATCCAGAACCTTAATGTCATTGATAATCAGAAGAAACTGACACAGCTTTCCAGAGCCATAGAGCATTAA